A genomic window from Slackia heliotrinireducens DSM 20476 includes:
- a CDS encoding RNA polymerase sigma factor, with product MATSNPIADIFSRHAQSVYRLCYSYLGSTADAEDATQATFMKLVANPREFVNAEHEKAWLLTCAANLCKDELKSARRTRSADMPDELVDRTASAEGESDLMAAVLALPDIYKDCVYLHYYEGYKTDEISVMTGTPPSTVRNRLADARKILRSALEGGHHDR from the coding sequence ATGGCAACCTCTAACCCCATTGCCGACATATTCAGCCGGCACGCGCAGAGCGTGTACCGGCTCTGCTACTCGTACCTCGGGTCCACAGCCGACGCCGAGGACGCGACGCAGGCCACGTTCATGAAGCTTGTCGCCAACCCGCGCGAGTTCGTGAACGCCGAACATGAGAAGGCCTGGCTGCTCACCTGTGCAGCCAACCTGTGCAAGGACGAGCTGAAGAGCGCCCGGCGCACCCGATCGGCCGACATGCCCGACGAACTGGTGGACCGCACTGCTTCTGCCGAAGGCGAAAGCGACCTGATGGCGGCGGTGCTGGCGCTTCCCGATATCTACAAAGACTGCGTGTACCTGCACTATTACGAAGGGTACAAGACCGACGAGATCTCCGTTATGACCGGAACACCGCCTTCCACGGTCAGAAACAGGCTCGCCGATGCTCGAAAAATCCTGCGCAGCGCACTGGAAGGTGGACATCATGACCGATAA
- a CDS encoding sodium-dependent transporter translates to MADNTSSPAPIRSSWSGKWGFILAASASAVGLGNMWRFPYLAAKYGGGIFLLVYVVLVVTFGFALMMAETALGRKTGQSAIGAFSTLNKKWKFVGILASIVPFVITPYYALIGGWVTKYMIAYITTPASEIASDGYFTGFILQNPETYFYLIIFLLLTILIVALGVNKGIENVNRVLMPLLILMSIGISIYALTLPGALSGLAFYLIPDFSKFSVELVLGALGQMFYSLSLAMGIMITYGSYFSREHDLEHSVRRIEIFDTSIAMLAGFMIIPASFAALGSGEAVMTHAGPGLMFGVLPTVFNSIGALGPMLGFLFFMLVFFAAMTSCISLFETCTSIIADGFKLSRKTAILASGIFVVAMGIFVNMGYDNLLWMDPMHSLFGLGEYQDFQLLDFFDFISNTILMPIVALLTCIFIGYIVKPQAIIDEVKLSSAFKGEKLFVVMIKYVAPVLLVVILISYTLNTAGIITI, encoded by the coding sequence ATGGCAGACAACACAAGCTCCCCGGCCCCGATCCGCAGTTCCTGGTCGGGCAAATGGGGCTTCATCCTCGCGGCTTCCGCCAGCGCGGTCGGCTTGGGCAACATGTGGCGCTTCCCGTACTTGGCGGCCAAGTACGGCGGCGGCATCTTCTTGCTCGTGTACGTCGTTCTGGTGGTCACCTTCGGCTTCGCTTTGATGATGGCCGAAACGGCCCTGGGCAGGAAAACCGGACAGAGCGCCATCGGCGCCTTCTCCACATTGAACAAGAAATGGAAGTTCGTCGGCATCCTGGCCAGCATCGTTCCCTTCGTCATCACGCCGTACTATGCGCTCATCGGCGGCTGGGTCACCAAGTACATGATCGCCTACATCACCACCCCCGCTTCCGAAATCGCCTCTGACGGCTACTTCACCGGCTTCATCCTGCAGAACCCCGAGACGTATTTCTATCTGATCATCTTCCTGCTGCTCACCATCCTGATTGTCGCTTTGGGCGTGAACAAAGGCATCGAGAACGTCAACCGCGTGCTCATGCCGCTGCTCATCCTCATGTCCATCGGCATCAGCATCTATGCTCTCACGCTGCCGGGCGCCCTGTCCGGCCTGGCCTTCTACCTCATTCCGGACTTCAGCAAGTTCTCCGTCGAGCTGGTGCTGGGCGCGTTGGGCCAGATGTTCTACAGCCTGTCGCTGGCAATGGGCATCATGATCACCTACGGCTCGTACTTCTCCAGGGAACACGACCTTGAGCACTCCGTCCGCCGCATCGAGATCTTCGACACCAGCATCGCCATGCTGGCCGGATTTATGATCATCCCGGCCTCCTTCGCGGCACTGGGCAGCGGCGAGGCCGTCATGACCCATGCGGGCCCGGGCCTCATGTTCGGCGTCCTGCCCACCGTGTTCAACAGCATCGGCGCTTTGGGCCCCATGCTGGGCTTCCTGTTCTTCATGCTCGTGTTCTTCGCGGCAATGACCAGCTGCATCAGCCTGTTCGAGACCTGCACGTCCATCATCGCCGACGGCTTCAAGCTGTCGCGCAAGACCGCCATCCTTGCAAGCGGCATCTTCGTCGTGGCCATGGGCATCTTCGTCAACATGGGTTACGACAACCTGCTGTGGATGGACCCGATGCACTCGCTGTTCGGCTTGGGCGAATACCAGGACTTCCAGCTGCTGGACTTCTTCGACTTCATCTCCAACACCATCCTGATGCCCATCGTGGCTCTGCTGACCTGCATCTTCATCGGCTACATCGTGAAGCCGCAGGCCATTATCGACGAAGTGAAGCTGTCCTCGGCATTCAAGGGCGAGAAGCTGTTCGTCGTCATGATCAAGTACGTGGCACCCGTGCTGCTGGTGGTCATCCTGATCTCCTACACGCTGAACACCGCAGGCATCATTACCATCTAA
- the nhaC gene encoding Na+/H+ antiporter NhaC — protein sequence MAEETASSRRQPSAAVAVVSFLAIVAVLVVLINLNVDTTMSLFVATIMAALVAFALKIPWKETESVLLKTVADCIPTFIIVIMVGMLVGIWIAGGTVPALMYYGMKIVSPSILVPLAFILCFLTSEFTGTSFGSIATMGVAFVGIASTTNIPMALVIGAVVCGAWFGDRMSPMSDTTNLASGVSRVPLYTHINSMLYSAVPAAVIAFVMFAIAGIAMGGGHTDPESQQIIMNALTENYNMSIWLVLPALMVLVVSALRMPAFLGFGLTIIVSVIFAMLTQGVGFVDIMNYAANGFSIETGAGPMVDNMLNRGGISSMTVLLVTFMVASLMGGIIKATGILEVIANEVLLKVIKGKTALVVVTLIYGYVVNFLAAGGQTVSIIVTQQTFEEAYERLNVDRRVLSRCLEDSATLSAPIVPWGVATLFVMATLGCGLEYIPYCWFIFLVPIAAVVCAATNIGMWDADGNRMWGKYKGMKGAPGKEPAQPVK from the coding sequence ATGGCAGAAGAAACCGCGAGCAGTCGCAGGCAGCCCAGTGCTGCCGTGGCGGTCGTCTCGTTCTTGGCGATCGTCGCGGTTCTGGTTGTGCTGATCAACCTGAACGTCGACACCACGATGTCGCTGTTCGTAGCAACCATCATGGCGGCGCTTGTTGCCTTTGCGCTGAAGATCCCTTGGAAAGAAACCGAAAGCGTGCTGCTCAAGACAGTCGCAGACTGCATTCCGACGTTCATCATCGTCATCATGGTCGGCATGCTTGTGGGTATCTGGATTGCAGGCGGAACCGTTCCCGCTCTGATGTATTACGGCATGAAAATCGTGTCGCCTTCAATCCTGGTACCGCTGGCATTCATCCTGTGCTTCCTGACCTCTGAGTTCACCGGAACGTCCTTCGGTTCCATCGCCACCATGGGCGTGGCCTTCGTCGGCATCGCCTCGACCACCAACATCCCCATGGCCCTGGTCATCGGCGCAGTGGTCTGCGGTGCCTGGTTCGGTGACCGCATGTCCCCCATGTCCGACACCACCAACCTGGCCTCCGGCGTCTCCCGTGTGCCGCTGTACACGCACATCAACTCCATGCTGTACTCTGCCGTGCCGGCTGCCGTGATCGCGTTCGTGATGTTCGCCATCGCCGGCATCGCCATGGGCGGCGGTCACACCGACCCCGAAAGCCAGCAGATCATCATGAATGCTCTGACCGAAAACTACAACATGAGCATCTGGCTCGTCCTTCCCGCCCTCATGGTGCTGGTCGTCTCCGCGCTGCGCATGCCTGCGTTCCTCGGCTTCGGACTGACCATCATCGTGTCCGTCATCTTCGCGATGCTCACCCAGGGCGTCGGCTTCGTCGACATCATGAACTACGCGGCTAACGGATTCTCCATCGAAACCGGCGCAGGCCCCATGGTCGACAACATGCTCAACCGCGGCGGCATCTCCTCGATGACCGTCCTCCTGGTCACGTTCATGGTCGCCTCCCTCATGGGCGGCATCATCAAGGCAACGGGCATCCTGGAAGTCATCGCCAACGAGGTCCTGCTGAAGGTCATCAAGGGCAAGACCGCCCTGGTCGTCGTCACGCTCATCTACGGTTACGTGGTGAACTTCCTGGCCGCCGGCGGTCAGACCGTCTCCATCATCGTGACGCAGCAGACCTTCGAAGAGGCCTACGAGCGCCTCAACGTCGACCGCCGCGTGCTGTCGCGCTGCCTCGAGGACTCCGCAACCCTGTCCGCACCTATCGTTCCGTGGGGCGTCGCCACGCTGTTCGTCATGGCCACCCTGGGCTGCGGTCTGGAATACATCCCGTACTGCTGGTTCATCTTCCTGGTGCCGATCGCCGCAGTCGTCTGCGCCGCCACCAACATCGGCATGTGGGATGCCGACGGCAACCGCATGTGGGGCAAGTACAAGGGCATGAAGGGCGCTCCCGGCAAAGAGCCTGCCCAGCCTGTGAAGTAG
- a CDS encoding vWA domain-containing protein: protein MTDNNRDFELEQALRGAFDENVRLSDEASARILANLTAAEAQAQAEGQAQAQPEAQAQAAAFDQPRMQVIPGAPAPRKKRPAAWKIAVPVAACLLLVAIGVGVGTNLLGSNAEMPVAETKAASEDTMAGSANSYAPDGGLAYETDEAYETFDTLDEGAPMEDFNTEEYAAIEENGFVSTVTRPLSTCSADVDTASYCNLRRMINDGYSLDEIPDGAVRIEEMLNYFHYDSGEPEGNDLFAVRAESARCPWNDQTQLLVMTFTASDKAQTASKGSNLVFLIDISGSMDEPDKLDLLKDSFGTLLENLGPNDRVSIVTYAAGEDVLLEGASGDDTRKIMRALNRLEADGSTNGEAGLEMAYEVAERNYIEGGVNRIVMASDGDLNVGITSESDLYDFVEEKRETGVYLSVLGFGSGNYKDTKMETLADHGNGTYHYIDCVEEAERVLGEDLTANFVPVADDVKLQVEFNPAQVKAYRLIGYENRAMADEDFLNEAADAAEVGAGAQFTVAYELVLADSDYDVADVPDLKYGSGEAAGDSSTDEWLTCSMRYKAVDDDKAVRSQDLVVGADSQTESPSDDWVFASSVIEFGMIASDSEFAEGLDTGDVLDQLDTIRLNDERQGFYDLVEIAW from the coding sequence ATGACCGATAACAACCGCGATTTCGAACTTGAGCAGGCGCTCCGCGGCGCCTTTGACGAAAACGTCCGGCTGTCCGACGAGGCGTCGGCCCGGATTCTTGCAAACCTGACCGCAGCCGAGGCCCAGGCCCAGGCCGAAGGCCAGGCCCAAGCACAACCCGAGGCCCAGGCCCAAGCTGCCGCTTTCGACCAGCCACGGATGCAGGTCATCCCCGGCGCCCCTGCGCCCCGCAAGAAACGCCCCGCCGCCTGGAAGATAGCCGTGCCCGTGGCGGCATGCCTGCTGCTGGTCGCCATCGGCGTCGGCGTCGGCACCAATCTGCTCGGATCCAATGCCGAGATGCCCGTGGCCGAGACGAAAGCCGCCTCCGAGGACACGATGGCCGGCTCCGCAAACTCCTACGCGCCCGACGGCGGACTCGCGTATGAGACGGATGAGGCCTACGAAACCTTCGACACCCTCGACGAGGGCGCCCCGATGGAAGACTTCAATACCGAAGAGTACGCCGCCATCGAAGAGAACGGATTCGTCTCCACGGTCACCCGTCCCCTGTCGACCTGCTCCGCAGACGTGGACACCGCGTCCTACTGCAACCTGCGCCGCATGATCAACGACGGTTACTCGTTGGACGAGATTCCCGATGGAGCCGTGCGCATCGAGGAGATGCTGAACTACTTCCATTACGACTCCGGCGAGCCTGAAGGCAACGACCTGTTCGCGGTCCGTGCCGAATCGGCCCGGTGCCCCTGGAACGACCAGACGCAGCTGCTGGTCATGACCTTTACCGCCTCTGACAAGGCCCAAACCGCAAGCAAAGGCTCCAACCTGGTGTTCCTTATCGACATCAGCGGCTCGATGGACGAGCCGGACAAGCTGGACCTGCTGAAGGACTCCTTCGGCACGCTTCTTGAAAACCTCGGGCCGAACGACCGCGTATCCATCGTCACCTATGCCGCCGGCGAGGACGTGTTGCTGGAAGGGGCTTCGGGCGACGACACCCGCAAGATCATGCGCGCCCTGAACCGCCTCGAGGCCGACGGGTCGACCAACGGAGAAGCCGGTCTGGAAATGGCCTACGAAGTTGCCGAGCGTAACTATATAGAAGGGGGCGTGAACCGGATCGTCATGGCCTCCGACGGCGATTTGAACGTGGGCATCACCAGCGAAAGCGACCTGTACGACTTCGTGGAGGAGAAGCGCGAGACCGGCGTGTACCTGTCGGTGCTGGGATTCGGGTCGGGCAACTACAAGGACACGAAGATGGAGACCCTGGCCGACCACGGCAACGGCACCTACCACTACATCGACTGTGTCGAAGAGGCCGAACGGGTGCTGGGCGAAGACCTGACCGCGAACTTCGTGCCCGTCGCCGACGACGTGAAGCTGCAGGTGGAATTCAACCCTGCGCAGGTGAAGGCCTACCGCCTGATCGGCTACGAGAACCGCGCCATGGCTGATGAGGACTTCCTGAACGAGGCCGCCGACGCGGCCGAGGTGGGCGCAGGCGCGCAGTTCACCGTTGCATACGAGCTGGTTCTGGCCGATTCCGATTACGACGTGGCCGACGTGCCCGACCTGAAGTACGGCTCCGGCGAAGCCGCCGGCGATAGCAGCACCGACGAGTGGCTCACCTGCTCCATGAGGTACAAGGCCGTCGACGACGACAAGGCCGTCCGCAGCCAGGATCTGGTCGTGGGTGCCGACAGCCAGACGGAATCCCCCTCCGACGACTGGGTTTTCGCCAGCTCCGTCATCGAGTTCGGCATGATCGCCTCCGATTCCGAGTTCGCCGAAGGGCTCGACACCGGCGACGTCCTGGACCAGCTTGACACCATCCGTCTGAACGACGAGCGCCAAGGTTTCTACGACCTGGTCGAAATCGCCTGGTAA
- a CDS encoding alpha/beta hydrolase yields MERYIELPNAEGTILRGMLHIPDAEATRKTANAEGKIPFVILFHGFCDDRAEINFVHIDLSRRLEKAGIGSARFDFAGSGESDGEFIDMTVSGEVSDGLVILDWAKTLDFVDVDRIAIHGLSMGGCVASMVAGTRPDEVKCLSLWCPAPDVVYNMKERMLLCGIDASDIREKGYVDVEGLQVGVGFYEDCLNIDPFAVAAHYHGPVNTVHGDADTTASCTCSERYKEIYGDRCSYTVVHGAEHRFKSVDFRAARMNSAMEFLTRELAE; encoded by the coding sequence ATGGAACGTTACATAGAATTGCCGAACGCAGAGGGAACCATCCTGCGCGGCATGCTCCACATCCCCGACGCCGAAGCAACCCGCAAGACCGCAAATGCCGAGGGGAAGATCCCCTTCGTCATCTTGTTCCACGGGTTCTGCGACGACCGGGCCGAAATCAACTTCGTCCACATCGACCTTTCACGCCGCCTGGAGAAAGCCGGCATCGGCAGCGCCCGGTTCGACTTCGCGGGCAGCGGAGAGTCCGACGGGGAGTTCATCGACATGACCGTCTCCGGCGAAGTGTCTGACGGCCTGGTCATTCTGGACTGGGCCAAAACCCTGGACTTCGTCGACGTCGACCGCATCGCCATCCACGGCCTGTCCATGGGCGGATGCGTGGCGTCCATGGTTGCCGGCACGCGTCCTGACGAGGTCAAATGCCTGTCGCTGTGGTGCCCCGCCCCAGATGTGGTCTACAACATGAAGGAACGCATGCTGCTCTGCGGCATCGACGCCAGCGACATCCGCGAAAAAGGCTACGTAGACGTCGAAGGACTGCAGGTGGGCGTCGGGTTCTACGAAGACTGCCTGAACATCGACCCCTTCGCAGTGGCGGCGCACTACCACGGCCCCGTCAACACCGTCCACGGCGACGCGGACACCACTGCGTCGTGCACCTGCTCTGAGCGCTACAAGGAAATCTACGGCGACCGCTGCTCCTACACCGTCGTGCACGGGGCCGAGCACCGGTTCAAGTCGGTGGACTTCCGCGCCGCACGCATGAACTCCGCTATGGAATTCCTCACCCGCGAACTGGCCGAATAG
- a CDS encoding helix-turn-helix domain-containing protein: MAKGEKEMREIGMRIEGLREACDVTREEMAEELEVSLEKYTRWEETGADVPISAIYHIACKFGVEFTEILTGTAAKLDTFQLVRKGQGREVERYPGYHFEDLAYHYAGKIMQPLEVTIDPSDAPAKLVTHSGQEFNLVLEGSVMVVWGDREFILNAGDSIYFNPQIPHGQRCASDVPCKFVTVIAE; encoded by the coding sequence ATGGCTAAAGGCGAAAAGGAGATGCGCGAGATCGGCATGCGCATCGAAGGTCTGCGCGAGGCGTGCGACGTTACGCGTGAGGAGATGGCCGAAGAGCTCGAGGTTAGCCTCGAGAAGTACACGCGTTGGGAAGAGACCGGCGCCGATGTACCCATTTCCGCCATCTATCATATCGCTTGCAAGTTCGGCGTCGAGTTCACCGAGATCCTGACCGGCACCGCCGCCAAGCTGGACACCTTCCAGCTGGTGCGCAAGGGTCAGGGCCGAGAGGTCGAGCGCTATCCGGGCTACCACTTCGAGGACCTGGCGTACCACTACGCCGGCAAGATCATGCAGCCGTTGGAAGTGACCATCGACCCCTCCGACGCGCCGGCCAAGCTGGTAACCCATTCGGGCCAGGAATTCAACCTGGTGCTGGAAGGCTCCGTCATGGTGGTTTGGGGCGACCGCGAGTTCATCCTGAATGCCGGCGACAGCATCTACTTCAATCCGCAGATTCCGCACGGTCAGCGCTGCGCCAGCGACGTGCCCTGCAAGTTCGTCACCGTCATCGCCGAATAG
- the amrA gene encoding AmmeMemoRadiSam system protein A, with protein sequence MGIQAAFAVPHPPLIIPAVGNGRERGIQKTIDSYREVARRIVALSPDTVVITSPHATLYRDWFHVSPGRKAVGDLNGFGAFGTRLETDYDEELTALISQRAYETGFPAGTQGERDPKLDHATYIPLWFLREAGFRGRTVRIGLSGFNPHMHYRMGQLIAECADELGRNWVHVASGDLSHKLLDDGPYGFVPEGPRFDAEITRAMDQGDFLYFLSVDPTFADTAAECGLRSFQIMAGALDGLSVRSELLSYEGPFGVGYGVAAFDVTGEDAGRHIGEIYLQNAIDEVARKRATEDIYVKLARATVERYVLHGETPTVEDVCANPERYGLVPDAFEVDGKPSPLPADMLNRNARAFVSLHTFGQLRGCMGTVSPAPLARTIIEFAVTACSADPRFDPVEPDELDVLDMSVDVLTDPEPIDSADDLDPKRYGVIVTRGVQRGLLLPDLDGVDTAEQQISIAKRKAGIAEGAPVRLQRFEVVRHV encoded by the coding sequence ATGGGCATTCAAGCAGCGTTCGCCGTTCCGCATCCGCCGTTGATCATCCCCGCTGTGGGAAACGGTCGTGAGCGGGGCATTCAGAAGACCATCGATTCGTATAGGGAAGTGGCGCGTCGCATTGTGGCTCTTTCGCCGGACACGGTGGTGATCACATCTCCCCACGCGACGCTTTATCGCGATTGGTTCCACGTGAGCCCAGGCCGTAAGGCCGTAGGCGACCTGAACGGTTTCGGCGCCTTCGGCACGCGTCTTGAAACCGACTACGACGAGGAGCTTACGGCGCTCATATCGCAGCGGGCTTACGAGACGGGGTTTCCGGCAGGAACGCAGGGGGAGCGCGACCCGAAGCTGGACCACGCCACCTACATCCCTCTGTGGTTCCTGCGCGAGGCGGGCTTCCGCGGCCGAACGGTTCGTATCGGGCTTTCTGGGTTCAATCCGCACATGCACTACCGGATGGGCCAGTTGATTGCCGAATGTGCCGATGAGCTGGGGCGCAACTGGGTTCATGTAGCAAGCGGCGACCTGTCGCACAAGCTTTTGGACGACGGCCCGTACGGGTTCGTGCCCGAAGGGCCAAGGTTCGACGCCGAGATAACCCGGGCCATGGACCAGGGCGATTTCCTTTACTTCCTCAGCGTGGACCCGACGTTTGCCGACACCGCTGCCGAATGCGGCCTGCGGTCGTTCCAAATCATGGCGGGCGCGCTGGACGGACTTTCCGTCAGAAGCGAGCTGCTCAGCTACGAAGGGCCCTTCGGCGTGGGCTACGGCGTGGCGGCGTTCGACGTGACCGGCGAAGATGCCGGAAGGCACATCGGCGAGATTTATCTGCAAAACGCCATCGACGAAGTGGCGCGAAAGCGTGCGACGGAAGACATCTACGTCAAGCTGGCGCGGGCCACGGTGGAGCGCTACGTGCTGCATGGCGAAACGCCCACCGTTGAGGACGTCTGCGCGAATCCCGAAAGGTACGGCCTTGTTCCCGACGCCTTCGAAGTGGACGGCAAACCCAGCCCGCTGCCTGCGGATATGCTGAATCGAAACGCTCGGGCATTCGTGTCGCTGCACACCTTCGGCCAGCTGCGCGGCTGCATGGGCACGGTGTCGCCTGCGCCTTTGGCCCGCACCATCATCGAGTTCGCCGTCACCGCGTGCAGCGCCGATCCACGATTCGACCCCGTCGAGCCCGACGAGCTGGATGTTCTGGACATGAGCGTGGACGTGCTGACCGACCCGGAGCCCATCGATTCCGCCGACGATCTCGACCCAAAGCGCTACGGCGTCATCGTCACGCGTGGCGTGCAACGCGGGCTGCTGCTGCCCGATTTGGACGGCGTCGATACGGCTGAGCAGCAGATCTCCATCGCGAAAAGGAAGGCGGGCATCGCCGAGGGCGCGCCGGTTCGGCTGCAGCGCTTCGAAGTCGTCCGCCACGTGTAG
- a CDS encoding radical SAM protein: MEICSIALDPIEKKPLARFYPGSRILSVGGVGCTLHCPWCQNHEIALPEDPSAVPTRTITPDELAEAAASYIPYGNIGVAYTYNEPLLRWRQVLECAKAVRAQEAPDLVGPDHLVNVLVTNGMVGEGPLEELLEWIDAWNIDLKAFTQEGYDVCGGKLDVVKRTIRRAAACSHVEVTTLVIPGYNDDMDGFERAAAWLADVDPDLTWHLSRFHPAYRWMHLPRTPLDTLYRAQEIARRHLNHVVLGNVPLA; this comes from the coding sequence ATGGAAATCTGCTCAATCGCGCTCGACCCCATCGAGAAGAAGCCTTTGGCTCGTTTTTATCCCGGTTCGCGCATCCTGAGCGTAGGCGGTGTGGGCTGCACGCTGCACTGCCCCTGGTGCCAAAACCACGAGATCGCGTTGCCCGAGGATCCTTCTGCAGTGCCGACGCGCACCATAACCCCTGATGAGCTGGCGGAGGCGGCGGCATCTTACATCCCTTACGGCAACATCGGCGTTGCTTACACCTACAACGAGCCGTTGCTCCGATGGCGGCAGGTGCTGGAATGCGCGAAGGCGGTCAGGGCGCAGGAGGCGCCTGACCTGGTCGGTCCCGACCATCTGGTGAACGTGCTTGTCACCAACGGCATGGTGGGGGAAGGCCCTCTGGAGGAGCTGCTGGAGTGGATCGACGCCTGGAACATCGACCTGAAGGCATTCACTCAGGAGGGATACGACGTGTGCGGTGGCAAGCTCGATGTGGTGAAGCGAACCATCCGGCGGGCGGCGGCCTGCTCCCACGTGGAGGTGACCACGCTGGTCATTCCCGGATACAACGACGACATGGACGGTTTCGAGCGGGCAGCGGCGTGGCTTGCCGATGTGGATCCCGACTTGACCTGGCATTTGTCGCGGTTTCATCCCGCTTACCGCTGGATGCACCTGCCGCGCACTCCCTTGGACACGCTCTATCGGGCCCAAGAGATCGCGCGTCGCCATCTGAACCACGTGGTTCTCGGCAACGTGCCCCTGGCCTAG
- a CDS encoding AAA family ATPase, which produces MEQLDLQSLLETSDEVCRDIAHSNVKGLSTSGKTPKERFYEDLERFGAYLADADGKIGDDEATLILQGLGKPANELNKRQIIARPKPTAAFAETVPLSLKYAVLADAGCKVKPDPHKGQRAMVFFDTFKLFGQTILATRTRDVSDTAVRRFTSYIDMLEKFVKEYAVWHSGPQKFYRVAEAVVEDPESAEEKQEKLEELLANLDSLVGLDAVKRQVHDLVNLIQVQKMRQELGMKTDGVSKHMVFSGNPGTGKTTVARMLAEIYHYLGVLRKGQLVEVDRSGLVRGYVGQTATRVQEVVEEALGGVLFVDEAYALTVKKGDNDFGQEAVDTLLKAMEDNRDDLVVIVAGYTDLMEQFLDSNPGLRSRFSNFIFFPDYTANELIAILHQNLEKREYKLSPEADKKARRQIRYRVNHKPDNFANARDIRNYMEHAISNHATRVVGLEEARGNKEILSTIEPEDLGGWN; this is translated from the coding sequence ATGGAACAGCTCGACCTGCAATCGCTTCTGGAAACGTCGGACGAAGTTTGCCGCGACATCGCGCATTCGAACGTCAAAGGGCTTTCCACCAGCGGAAAAACCCCGAAGGAGAGGTTCTACGAGGATCTGGAGCGGTTCGGCGCCTACCTGGCCGATGCCGACGGCAAAATCGGGGACGACGAGGCCACGCTCATCCTGCAGGGCCTCGGCAAGCCGGCAAACGAGCTCAACAAACGCCAAATCATTGCGAGGCCGAAACCCACGGCCGCCTTCGCAGAAACCGTGCCGCTCTCCCTGAAGTACGCCGTGCTGGCAGATGCGGGCTGCAAGGTCAAGCCCGACCCGCACAAGGGCCAGCGCGCCATGGTCTTCTTCGACACGTTCAAGCTGTTCGGCCAGACCATCTTGGCCACCCGCACGCGCGACGTTAGCGACACCGCAGTGCGGAGGTTCACCTCTTACATCGACATGCTGGAGAAGTTCGTCAAAGAGTACGCGGTCTGGCACTCGGGCCCGCAGAAGTTCTACCGCGTGGCCGAAGCCGTCGTGGAAGACCCCGAATCCGCCGAGGAGAAACAGGAGAAGCTGGAGGAGCTTCTGGCCAACCTGGACTCGCTGGTGGGATTGGACGCCGTCAAGCGCCAGGTCCACGACCTGGTGAACCTCATCCAGGTGCAGAAGATGCGCCAGGAGCTGGGCATGAAGACCGACGGCGTGTCCAAGCACATGGTGTTTTCGGGCAACCCGGGAACCGGCAAGACCACCGTGGCCCGCATGCTGGCGGAGATCTACCACTACCTGGGCGTCCTGCGCAAAGGCCAGCTGGTGGAGGTGGACCGGTCGGGCCTGGTCCGCGGCTATGTCGGACAGACGGCCACCCGCGTGCAGGAAGTTGTCGAAGAGGCCTTGGGCGGCGTGCTCTTCGTGGACGAGGCCTATGCGCTCACCGTCAAGAAGGGCGACAACGACTTCGGGCAGGAGGCCGTGGACACCCTGCTCAAAGCGATGGAGGACAACCGCGACGACCTGGTGGTCATCGTGGCGGGCTACACCGACCTGATGGAGCAGTTCCTCGATTCCAACCCCGGCCTGCGCAGCCGCTTCAGCAACTTCATCTTCTTCCCGGACTACACGGCCAACGAGCTTATCGCCATCCTCCATCAGAATCTGGAGAAACGCGAATACAAGCTTTCCCCCGAAGCCGACAAGAAGGCCCGCAGACAGATTCGCTACCGTGTGAACCACAAGCCCGACAACTTCGCAAACGCTCGCGACATTCGCAACTACATGGAGCACGCCATCAGCAACCACGCCACCCGCGTGGTCGGTCTGGAAGAAGCCCGCGGGAACAAGGAGATCCTGAGCACCATCGAGCCCGAGGACCTGGGAGGCTGGAACTAA